A stretch of DNA from Streptomyces sp. NBC_01197:
GACGACCCCGACAGCGGGGGCGCCCGCGGGGCGCGCGGCGGCGGACGCGCCGTCACCACCGGACCCGGAGCCGAACGGCCAGTCGCCACCGTCCGGCCAGAAGTGGTCGCGGGTGCGGTGCACCGGCGCTGTGACCGAATCCAGGGCGTCGAAGAGCGCGTTGTCGCCGAGCGTGACCGTGGCCCGGTGCGGGACCGGCATGATCCAGGCAGCCTGCGCCGCGTTCCCCGCGACCGTCAGGCTCATCACGATCTGCTCGCTGTGACCGTCCCAGCGCACCGCCGACGTCTCCCGGTCGACGTTCAGCCGGGACGCCGGGTCGTGCACCAGCGCACCGCACCCGCAGGCGTACGCCGGTGCCACCAGCGATCCCAACTGCACCCCCAGCAGAGCGAGCACCACAAGGAGCGTTCGGCTCCGCAGCCTCCTCGCACGCAACGGCGCCCAAATCCCCCGCAGTCGCATCATCTGTCCCCGCATCCCCCGTGGCCTCTCCCCTTCGCCGTTCACCGTGCCGTGCCACCGTCCGACACGAGCACAGACGGCGTGCGGAGGGGGCCGGTTCCGGACAACCCTGCCGGCAGTCCGGCGCCCCTCAAGAAGGCCGTGGGTGGACGCCGCCTCAAGGGGCTCGCGGACCGCAGGGGCCTGCGCACCGGCGCGGGCAGTGCTTGAATGGCCCGGCTGGACAGGCCCAGGAGGCCCGTCACCGGCCGGCCGGGGCGACGATTTGGCAGCGGTGTCTCCGTACCCGCCAACGGTCTTCCTGACTGCGGCCCTTGGCCGGAACCACAGGGGCCGGGTCAGGTGAACAGGGGGTTGCCTGCGTCCCTGCTCCGGAGCAGTGCGAGTCTCTATCAGACAACAGGTACCGGGCATTCCCGGTGATGAAACGGGTGGAGGGCCGGCGCGGCGTGGCGAACGACGGGCACAGCGGAGCGCGGACTGCGGTGGGCGCAGGAGCGGGAATCGAGCGGGCACGGGCGGTGCTCTGGCTGGTCGTCGCGGCACTGGCGATCCGGCAGGTGGCGGCCATACTGCGGTTGCCGCCCAGCAGACGCCTCACCGACCTGGAGACGTGGACGGGCGCCGACGGTGTGCTGCACATCGGCGGACCGCTCTACGCGACCGGGAAGTTCACCGGGACCCCGTTCGCCGGTCTGGTACTGAAACCGCTGACCCGCTCCGCCGAGCAGAGCCTCGGTGTCGTCTGGACCTTCGGGTCGCTGCTGCTCGTCGTCGCCCTCGGCGTGGTCGCGGCGCGCGCGCTGCCGGGTGAGGTCTCCCGGCGTACGTCGCTGATCGCCGCCCCCGTCGCGATCAGTCTGCTGATGCTCTCGCTGCCGGTGCGCAACGCCTTCCACCTGGGCCAGACCAGCATCATTCCGGTGCTGCTCGTCCTGCTGGGGTGCTTCGCCGTACGGGACGAGCGCGGCTCCGGCGCGCTCATCGGGCTCGGGGCCGCGCTCCAGCCCACCGTGCTGCTCTTCGTGCCGCTGCTCTGGCTGACCGGCCGCAAACGCGCCGCGCTCTCCGCCGGCGCCGCCTTCGCCGTCTGTACCGCGCTCGCCTGGGCTCTGATGGCGCGTGACTCCTGGACGTACTGGATCCACCACGTGGCGGGAGCCGGCCTCGGCTCGCACCCGGACGGGCTCGCCAACCAGTCGATGCACGGCGCGCTGCTGCGCTTCGGGCTGCACGGGCCGCTGGAGATCGTGGCCTTCCTGGTCCTCGCCGCCGCGGTCTCGGTGCTCGCGCTGCGCCGCGCGGCGCGGTACGCGAAGGACGGGCAGCTGCTGCTCGCCGTCGCGGTGACGGGCTGCGCCGCGGTCGCCGTCTCGCCGACCGCCTGGCAGCACCAGCTGCTCTGGGTGCTGCTCGCGGTCGTCGGCCGGGTCGGCCGGCGCGTCGCCGACCGGATGGTCTGGCCCGCCGTGGTCGTGCTGGTGAGCACCCTGCCGGGCACGATGCTGCTGCCCAACATGGCGGCGCTGTACCCGGTACGGGACAACGCGGTGCTGCTGACCGCGCTGGCGGCGGCCTGCGCCGTGCCGTTCATGGGCAGCACCGCGCCCGGCTGGGACGCGGCGGAGCCCACCGTCCACGCGACACCCGTCCAGGCCCGCTGGAGCCGGGTCCCGCTGCTGCCGTTCTGGCGGCGGGTGCTGATCCGCCCCAATCTGCTGCTCGAACTCCTCGCGATCCGCGTCGGCTACTCGGTGTACTCGCACATCAGGGCCGCCGCGACCGGCGGCCGGTCGACCGCCGAGGCGCACGGCCGTACGGTCGTCGCGATCGAGAAGGCGCTGCACATCAACATCGAGCACTGGGCCAACCACGCGGTGGTCAAGGTCCACTGGCTCGAATCGTTCTTCGACTTCTACTACGAGTCGTTCCACTTCGTGGTGCCGCTGGCGATCCTCGCCGTGCTGTACGTCCGCCGCCCCAGCGACTACCGCTGGGCGCGTACGTCGCTCTCGTTCGCGACCCTTCTCGGCCTGGTCGGGTTCTACTTCTTCCCGCTGGCCCCGCCCCGGCTGATGCCGGGCCTGGGCTTCATCGACACGGTGCACGGGGTGCAGGACCTGGCGCACCCGGACTACGGCGCGATGACCGCGATGACCAACCAGTACGCGGCGATGCCCTCGCTGCACTTCGGCTGGGCGCTGTGGTGCGGCATCACCGTCGCCGTCCTGGTCCCGAAGCGCTGGATGAAGGCGGTCGCGCTGCTGCACCCGCTCTTCACGGTCAGCGCGATCATCGCCACCGCCAACCACTGGGTGCTCGACGCGATCGGCGGGGCGACGGTGGTGGCGCTCGGCTTCGGGCTCACCTATCTGCTGGCCGGCCCGCGTAAGCTGCTGGCGCCG
This window harbors:
- a CDS encoding bifunctional glycosyltransferase 87/phosphatase PAP2 family protein; this translates as MKRVEGRRGVANDGHSGARTAVGAGAGIERARAVLWLVVAALAIRQVAAILRLPPSRRLTDLETWTGADGVLHIGGPLYATGKFTGTPFAGLVLKPLTRSAEQSLGVVWTFGSLLLVVALGVVAARALPGEVSRRTSLIAAPVAISLLMLSLPVRNAFHLGQTSIIPVLLVLLGCFAVRDERGSGALIGLGAALQPTVLLFVPLLWLTGRKRAALSAGAAFAVCTALAWALMARDSWTYWIHHVAGAGLGSHPDGLANQSMHGALLRFGLHGPLEIVAFLVLAAAVSVLALRRAARYAKDGQLLLAVAVTGCAAVAVSPTAWQHQLLWVLLAVVGRVGRRVADRMVWPAVVVLVSTLPGTMLLPNMAALYPVRDNAVLLTALAAACAVPFMGSTAPGWDAAEPTVHATPVQARWSRVPLLPFWRRVLIRPNLLLELLAIRVGYSVYSHIRAAATGGRSTAEAHGRTVVAIEKALHINIEHWANHAVVKVHWLESFFDFYYESFHFVVPLAILAVLYVRRPSDYRWARTSLSFATLLGLVGFYFFPLAPPRLMPGLGFIDTVHGVQDLAHPDYGAMTAMTNQYAAMPSLHFGWALWCGITVAVLVPKRWMKAVALLHPLFTVSAIIATANHWVLDAIGGATVVALGFGLTYLLAGPRKLLAPPGDVATNVPEGMTKREPKPEPEAAGAG